The Cherax quadricarinatus isolate ZL_2023a chromosome 18, ASM3850222v1, whole genome shotgun sequence nucleotide sequence gtgggctaccacacctgactacctATAATAAATGCTATTCACCTCTAACCCTACATTTAATGTGATACTGTAAAAGTTGTCAGGCATTTATATGTATTTAAAAGTAAGGAGAAAAccataatggaggaacactgctgaaggcctactggcccatacaaggcaggtccttgccAAAACCACTGCTACCGAAGAATTTACTCCTGTACCCACAACACCAATCACACCCAGCCCTTCCCACCTGTATATTTCTCCAATCtctttaaagctacccagggtcctagcctcgattATTCTACTCGGAAGACTGTTCTACACATCCACAACTGCTTGAAAACCAGTACTCTCCTCAGtgatgtacttgtttaccaacaACTCAGATTTGACaggttctctgaccagtatgcataccaaaATGTGTTACAGCTGATTTCCtcttgtttattacaatatacagtacattaaTGCATAAACCTTTAAAAatttaccattatagtatgctacTCATTGCAGATTTGCTTACCGACGAGATCTTAGGAACACAACTCGGTCctcaagtgaggagaggctgtacttagcTATGGCCTTTCTAAATGTGAATTTATTtaacttaaatccattacttTTTGTTTTTACCTGATTCGATATCTCCTGTATTTTATCACTCATTCCAACAATATCTCCCCTCATTTCTAAGTCTCTccagagtgaagattcaagactcaatcttcatatgggagattccttgtattttaaatatgtttagtCCTCCTTCTCTGAATGTTCTCtaatgaatctatatccatcctgtagtaaggagaccaaaactgagcagcatattttgcaaggcctcactagtgatgtagagaGCTATAAAATAACTCTTGGAATTACGTTACTTGCACTTGTTGAAATAAATCCTAGTGATCTGTTAAACTTTTTAtacacacttaggcactgttgtcttggctttaattTCTACTTACCACGACTCCCAAGTCGTGGTAAACacaaacctaacctgctgcataagtggggCTAATTTTTTGTCTgccacaggtttagcacttcattaTTATGTCTGCCACTTAATCAGGAATGCAAATTTTCATAAACTGACATGTTTTGGTTagggtttaaatttttttttaatctactATATCCATATATTTTCCTCCTTTTTAGACTGGCTATTAAACTagtttcattaaaaaaaattttaacaggtTGGTTGCCTTTATTCtaggatggggggggggttagaACTTCAGTAGTCGCCTAACCTCTTCGCAGTCTTCGTAActaatttttttaacaagtttgCCGTCTccctccaaggcagggtgacccaaaaagaaaaagaaatccCTTTATTGCTTTCCCATTGTCATTCACTTCACTTTATAGTGTTGAGACCCCTGATCCTTAACTgtcaaagtattaaaaaaaaaaaaatcttatgaaataatCTTTtctcgatggtaatgacacctaaagtacgaaatttggtggaaaactcgaattatgctctcgcaaagttaacaATCTATGCAATGTTCACACTGgctatttcacccactttgagccctagtttcagccaattccattgttccaattgactaaaatcatagctgtttcactagaactccatttgttctattgatagagtacaagaaactgcccacttactgatttcaactacccaataaagtggtcaaattggcaatttgaccaatttaacaaacttcaaaagatgccaatttcaaaatagggtccagaataaacaaggcagacattcttggcactaaaataacgttttctgttcattagtcgtgtctccaggcccctcttgtatTACTACTGCTttccattttttatttttatttgcacaaaaaatagaagatttactgttaagactactgcattattattgataatcgcccattcatgactgcatattagaatggccggttggacatgtattggacagtgacgctatttgtttactcttgaacgtcggcaaaaatcgaacactttcactactttgagctcaatttcaaggtccttttcatcgtgaaaccgatcaaaatcatctctttctgtaacatgtcttctgTTCTATCAAGTGAGATCAaggaaactagaatacaaccataaatactatacaaaaatacctCAGTCGGCATTATAATCCAAAAACTGTCAGTTGTTTTTTTTTCTCtagttatgcactgtgtgctgaaggatttttttttatactcgcacagacccattctctcacatgtgggcctacaagttttctcctgcttgatttgaagccgctagaattttggagtataAATACGTCAAAAACACTGACTCTTAAAACATGTAcagtatatacgaccaaaacagtcaaagggttaagttggaaatattcagattcaggaaggatataggaaagtactggtttggtaatagttgtggatgagtggaacaaactccccagtactgtcatagaagctaaaacatgcagttttaaaaataggtttgataaatacacgagtgagtgtaagttggacctgactattTTGTGCTAATTGGTCTGATGCCATGTtcattccttaagtggatgtgacctgacctcacTTGGTTTGGTggttggcttaagctggtaggagacttggacccgccttgcatgggccagtaggcatgctgcagtgttcctttgttcttattactgggggtaactagaaaattattcctttcgtatgccttcacttgtAGCTATTTATTCTACTGCAATTTTTGTGGGGTAAGTGGTTCACCAACTCGTGCAAATGTACTTGTTTGAACCAAAAGTAGACTGATGTTAATATGCATTTCTTCTGATCCAGTGACTGTATTTCAGACGTACATATACTtgattctagtggcttcaaatcaagcaggagaaagctggtaggcccacgtgagagaatgggtcagtgtgcactgcataaaaaaaaaatcctgcggcaCGCAGtgcacaacaaaaaaaaaaaaatactcagactgtttttggattaaaacgccgactttgaggtgtattttcgtatagtacagtggacccccggtttacgatattatttcattccagaagtatgttcaggtgccagtactgactgaatttgttcccataaggaatattgtgaattacattagtccatttcagatccccaaacatacacatacaaacgcacttacataaatacacttacataattggtcgtattGGGAGccgatcgtaaagcgggggtccactgtacttatagttgtattctcattttcatggtctcatttgatacaagggaaaacgtattacagaaatagtggtgattttgattagtttcatgatgaaaactaCCTTAAatttgagctcagagtagcagaaatgttagatttttaccaatgttcaagagtaagcaaatcatgcCACATATCCAGTACACATCAACTTTGGAGtctaatctttcattagtgcactgatgttatttataccatttttacaataatgcagtagtctgcataacagtaaatcttcgatTTTTGTGTGACTAAAAAAGAATCAAAATAAGAGGGGTCTGGagatgactgatgaacagaggatgtTATGTTAATGCCaagaataacaaaaaggcacaataccgtgactggaacgatacacaaataacccgcacataagagagaagcttacgacgacgtttcggtccgacttggaccattgacaaagtcacactaaccagaagtggagcagccaagaatgtctgcattgtttattctggaccctattttgaaattggcgtcTTTTTAATTTGGATATTTAAAATtgataaatgggcggtttcttgtattcaattgatagaaaaaaaatggagttctaaaaaaAATAGTCGAgattggtcgactggaacaatggaattggctgaaaatagggctcaaagttggtgaAATCAGAAATCGCTAACTTAGCGGGAGCGTAATTCTGCAAGTTTTCGATTAGATTTCATACCTATGGTGTCATTagcattgggaaaagattctcttatttttttttttttttttttttttttttttttttttcccaaaaaaaatttgcaacatagaatgacagtttcagaaatgggcttgcaacagtcaaagggttaaatttgtCATATTTCGTGTAGTTAGGGTAGCTGGTGTGGGAGCTACCCCACCAGACTTCCTGCAATTAATACTACTAACCTCTTGCCCCAACGTTAAAACCACAGATAttttaagtaatgaatttactgtgtaATTTTTTTAATGCTGTTCCGCTTTACAGCAGTaccctggaacttaacctgctgtataagtggggccctactgtacaaatGTTTTTCAATCTGTAAATCATTGTAATTTAGGTTACTGAGCAAACTTGACTATAGTTAATCTTCATACCATCCATTTTTAGTTTCGAGTTTGTGGTTCACATAGTTTCAAGAGTAGCTTTGAGCCTTCAATATGCCTATCACTAAAGAAATTCTCTTTCAGGGTTTCCTTATCTTCCATTCATTCGGTGGTGGCACTGGTTCAGGTTTCACATCGCTGTTAATGGAACGCCTCTCAGTTGACTATGGAAAGAAGAGTAAACTGGAATTTGCCATCTACCCTGCACCCCAGGTGAGTGTCTATTCCTTATTAAAAAGTGCAGTTGCCAATGTTTGCTTGTTGCATTTAGTATATGAATATGACATGTACTAAAATTTAATGCTTTCTTTATTTTTCCCCTCTaggttgctactgctgtggtAGAGCCATACAACTCCATCCTGACGACTCACACAACCCTCGAACACTCGGATTGTGCTTTCATGGTAGACAATGAAGCAATTTATGATATATGTCGCCGGAATTTAGATATTGAAAGGCCTTCTTACACAAACCTCAACAGACTCATTGGTCAAATTGTGTCTTCCATTACAGCTTCCCTCAGATTTGATGGTGCCTTAAATGTTGACTTGACTGAATTCCAAACTAACTTAGTTCCTTACCCAAGGATCCATTTCCCTCTTGTAACTTATGCTCCCGTAATTTCGGCTGAGAAAGCATACCATGAGCAGTTATCTGTAGCAGAGATCACAAATGCTTGCTTTGAACCAGCCAATCAAATGGTAAAGTGTGATCCTCGACATGGGAAATACATGGCCTGCTGCCTCTTGTATAGGGGTGATGTTGTCCCCAAAGATGTGAATGCTGCTATTGCCTCGATCAAGACGAAGCGTACCATCCAGTTTGTAGATTGGTGTCCCACAGGTTTTAAGGTTGGCATAAATTACCAGCCACCAACAGTAGTTCCTGGTGCTGATTTGGCAAAGGTGTCACGCGCTGTTTGCATGTTGTCGAATACCACTGCTATTGCAGAGGCATGGGCACGTCTTGACCACAAATTTGATCTGATGTATGCCAAACGTGCATTTGTTCACTGGTATGTAGGAGAGGGCATGGAGGAAGGAGAGTTCACTGAAGCCCGTGAGGATTTGGCAGCACTGGAGAAGGATTATGAAGAAGTTGGCATGGATTCTGCTGATGGCGAAGACATTGAAGATGGGGATGAATATTGAAAATATTAAGGTGAAAATTACCTTCCACATGCTATTAGTTAAACTGGAGGTAAACATTCCTGAAGTACTTTTACATCAAAACATATTTTTTCCAAATAATACCATTTTAGttacaaaaatatattttcattGATTTTATTTTACTTCAA carries:
- the LOC128689444 gene encoding tubulin alpha-1 chain, producing MRECISIHVGQAGVQMGNACWELYCLEHGIQPDGQMPSDKTIGVGDDSFNTFFSETGSGKHVPRAVFVDLEPSVVDEVRTGVYRQLFHPEQLITGKEDAANNYARGHYTIGKEIVDVVLDRIRKLADQCTGLQGFLIFHSFGGGTGSGFTSLLMERLSVDYGKKSKLEFAIYPAPQVATAVVEPYNSILTTHTTLEHSDCAFMVDNEAIYDICRRNLDIERPSYTNLNRLIGQIVSSITASLRFDGALNVDLTEFQTNLVPYPRIHFPLVTYAPVISAEKAYHEQLSVAEITNACFEPANQMVKCDPRHGKYMACCLLYRGDVVPKDVNAAIASIKTKRTIQFVDWCPTGFKVGINYQPPTVVPGADLAKVSRAVCMLSNTTAIAEAWARLDHKFDLMYAKRAFVHWYVGEGMEEGEFTEAREDLAALEKDYEEVGMDSADGEDIEDGDEY